In Streptacidiphilus sp. P02-A3a, the DNA window CTAGCAACTATAAATTGATTAGTTGCGTGATGCAACTTAGCTACACCAGCGGCATCCGCGTCGCGTCCTCGCGACCCGGCCGCAGCTTGGTGACCACCAGCGAGACGACCGTCCCGACCACCGCCCAGACGACCAGCACCAGCAGCGGCCCGGTGATCTGCGTCCCGTTGAAGTAGGCGATCGAACGGGTCACCGTGGTCGCCGCGCCGTTCGGCAGCCAGGGGCCGATCGCCCGCCAGAACGGCGGGATCATCGGCGGCGGGAACACCCCGCCCGCGCTCGGGTTGCCGAGCACCACGAACAGCAGCACCGCCAGGCCGATGCCGACGATGCCGAACAGGCATTCCAGCGCCATGGTGAACACCCCCACCGCGAACACCAGCAGCGCGCCCACGCCCCACAGTCCGAGGATGCTGCCCGGCAGCGCGTTCAGGATCGGGCCGATGATCACCGCGCCGCCGATCCCGGCCGCCACCGAGTACAGCGCCAGTACGCCCAGCCGGATCAGCGCCCGGGCGAAGTTCGCCGGGCGCGCCCCGGCGCTGATGCCCAGGATCGAGGCGACCAGGTAGCCGCCGACGCACCAGCCGACCACCAGGTAGAAGGAGGACAGGCCGTCGGCGTCGCCCGAGGCCAGCGGCACCAGGTCCTCGGTCGCCAGGGTGCGGCCCTGCTTCGCCTCGACGGCGGTGAGCACCTGCTGGATCGCGGTGGCCAGCACCGGCCCCCGGGCGTTGGCCACCAGCAGCGTGTCCTGGGAACCGCCCGGACGCACGATCAGCGCCGAGTAGACCTTCTGGTCCAGCACCTGCTTGCGCGCCGCCGCCTCGTCGGTCGCCGTCCGGGCGTCCAGCGGCTGCTTGGGCAGCGCGTTCAGCTCCGCCACCAGCCGGTCGGCGGCCGACGCCGGGGCCGCCACCGCGATCGACGCCTTGTGCGGATACGGGTGGTGCAGCCCGCCCACGTAGGACACGATGAAACCGAACTGGAGCAGCAGCACCCCGATGACCAGCAGCGCCGCCCGCCCGGTCACCGCATCCCGGAGCTCTCCGGCGAATCCCCGATCGCGGCGCGCGCCGCTCAGCCCACTCGACATACCTGACGTTCCGTCCGCTCGCGCCGGATATTACAAATCAGACAATTCGTAACATCTGCGGAATCGTTCGACGTCGATCCACGCCGGGGAGCACCCGAGCAGCTGGGGACCGGGGCTCCGGGCCGAACCGCTACGGGCCGAGCAGCGCGGGGGCGCCCGGGTCCTCCAGGATCCGGCGGATGGTCACCAGCGCCGCGCCCAGCAGCGGCCCGCGCCGTCCCAGCGCCGAGACCGACAGCGCCTCGTCCGACCAGGGCCGGACCCGGACCCGGGCCGCCAGCTCCCGCCGCATCCCCGGCAGCAGCCAGTCACCGAGCTCCGCGTAGGCGCCGCCGAGGACCACCGCCGCCGGGTCCACCAGGTTGACGGCCCCGGCCAGGGCGGTGCCCAGGGCCGTCCCGGCCTGCTCCAGCGCCGCCAGTACCCGGGGCTCACCGGCGGCGGCGTGCCGTGCCAGCGCCGCGATCCGGTCCGCCGGGGGCAGGTCGAGCCCGGCGGCGGCCAGCACCGCCCGCTCGCCCGCGTACTGCTCCAGGCAGCCGTGCGACCCGCAGGCGCAGGCGGGCCCGTCGGGGTGCACCGGGACGTGTCCGAGCTCCCCGGCGAAGCCGCGCGCCCCCCGGAACAGCCGCCCGCCGACCAGCAGCGCCGCGCCGATGCCGGCCTCCGCCGAGACGTGGACGACGTCCAGCGCGCCGCCGCGCCACAGCTCGGCCAGCGCGCCGAGGTTGGCCTCGTTCTGCACCCCCAGCGGCAGCCCGAGCAGCGTCCCCGGCAGCCGCAGTTCGCTCCAGCCCAGGTTGGGGGCGCGCACGACGGTGTTCGCGCCGTCGTCCACCAGGCCGGGGACGGCCAGGGTCGCGCCGACCGGGCGCAGTCCGGACCGCCGCGCCTCGGCGACCACGCCCTCGGCCAGCCCGGTCAGCTCGGCCAGTACCGCCGCCGCCGGGCGCTCGCGGTTGTCGACCGCGATCCGCGCCTGCGCCCTGACCTCGCCGCTGAGGTCGACCACGCAGGCCGCCAGCTGCCCGACGCCGACTTCGAGGCCGAGCCCGGCCGGGCCGGTCGGGCTGAGCGACAGCGCGTTGCCGGGCCGTCCGACCCGCCCGCTCGGGGCCGGGCCGAGCTCGACCACCAGGCCGTCCCGCATCAGCTCCACCACCAGGCTGGAGACGGCGGCCCGGGTGAGCCCGGTGACGGCGGCGGCGTCGGCCCGCGACAGCGGGGCGCGCGCGGCGACCGCGCCCAGCACCAGCGCCAGGTTCTGCCGACGCATGCCCTGCTGCGAGGCCGGACCGCGCTCGTCGGGGTGGCGGTCAACACTCGGCATGGGGCCCCCGGGGCACGGTCGTCGGCATCAGCGTGACGGACTGGTCAGGACTGGCTGGTCAGGACTGGCTGGTCAGGACTGGCTGGTCAGGACTGGCTGGTCAGGACTCCAACAGTGTCCCGGACCGCCGCAGCGTATCCGCAATGCGCTCCATCGCCCCGGCGTCCCGGGGCAGCGGCTCCAGCAGCACGCCCTCGGCCGTGCCCCAGCGGCGGGCGACCTCGTCCCCGGGCTCCCCGGTGAGCAGCCCCGCGGCCTGCGCCGCCGCGCCCAGGGCGACCAGCTCCCCCGCAGCCGGGATCCGCACCGGCCGTCCGGACAGCCGCCGGACCGTCTGCTGCCAGGCCGCGCCCCGCGCGCCGCCGCCGATCAGCAGCAGCTCGCCCCCGGCCTCGGCGTCCGCGCCACCGGCCGCCAGTACCTGGTCGAGCGCGGCCAGCAGCGAGTAGGCGGCGCCGTCGTAGGCCGCCTGGAGCAGCTGCCCCGGGGTGGTGTCCTGGCGCAGGCCGTGGAACAGGCCGGAGGCCAGCGGCAGGTTCGGGGTGCGCTCGCCGTCGAAGTACGGCAGGACGACGGCGGTGCCGCCCGGCTCGACCGCCTGCCGGTCCCGGCCGAGCAGCGTGGCCACCCGGTCCACCGCGAGCGTGCAGTTCAGCGTGCAGGCGAGCGGCAGCCAGGCGTCCAGCGCGTCGGCGAAGCCGCAGACCGTGCCGCTGGGGTCGGCCGGGCGGCCGGGGGTGACCGCGTAGACGGTGCCCGAGGTGCCCAGGCTGAGCACCGGGACGCCGGGGCGCAGGCCGAGGCCGAGCGCGGCGGCCATGTTGTCGCCGGTCCCGGCGGCGACCAGGGCCCCCGCCCGCAGCGGCAGCCCGGGCAGCACCGCGCCCGCCGCCTCACCCGCGCGGACGACGGCGGGCAGCATCGGCTCGGCCAGCCCGAGCCGCTCCAGCAGCGCGGTGTCATAGCCGTCCGGGGTCCACCAACCGGTACCGGAGGCGTCGCCCCGGTCGGTGGCGGCGACGCCGGTCAGCCGCTCGGTCAGGTAGTCGTGCGGCAGCCGCACCGCCGCGGTGCGGGCCGCCGCCTCGGGCTCCCGCTCCCGCAGCCACTGCCACTTGGCGGCGGTGAACGACGCCCCGGGGACGCTCCCGGCGCGCTCGGCCCAGACCTTCGGCCCGTACTCGGCGACCAGCGCGGCGGCCTGCGGAGCGGAGCGGACGTCGTTCCACAGCAGCGCCGGGCGGACCGGCTCCCCGGCCGCGTCCAGGGT includes these proteins:
- a CDS encoding DUF3533 domain-containing protein; protein product: MSSGLSGARRDRGFAGELRDAVTGRAALLVIGVLLLQFGFIVSYVGGLHHPYPHKASIAVAAPASAADRLVAELNALPKQPLDARTATDEAAARKQVLDQKVYSALIVRPGGSQDTLLVANARGPVLATAIQQVLTAVEAKQGRTLATEDLVPLASGDADGLSSFYLVVGWCVGGYLVASILGISAGARPANFARALIRLGVLALYSVAAGIGGAVIIGPILNALPGSILGLWGVGALLVFAVGVFTMALECLFGIVGIGLAVLLFVVLGNPSAGGVFPPPMIPPFWRAIGPWLPNGAATTVTRSIAYFNGTQITGPLLVLVVWAVVGTVVSLVVTKLRPGREDATRMPLV
- a CDS encoding ROK family transcriptional regulator, with translation MPSVDRHPDERGPASQQGMRRQNLALVLGAVAARAPLSRADAAAVTGLTRAAVSSLVVELMRDGLVVELGPAPSGRVGRPGNALSLSPTGPAGLGLEVGVGQLAACVVDLSGEVRAQARIAVDNRERPAAAVLAELTGLAEGVVAEARRSGLRPVGATLAVPGLVDDGANTVVRAPNLGWSELRLPGTLLGLPLGVQNEANLGALAELWRGGALDVVHVSAEAGIGAALLVGGRLFRGARGFAGELGHVPVHPDGPACACGSHGCLEQYAGERAVLAAAGLDLPPADRIAALARHAAAGEPRVLAALEQAGTALGTALAGAVNLVDPAAVVLGGAYAELGDWLLPGMRRELAARVRVRPWSDEALSVSALGRRGPLLGAALVTIRRILEDPGAPALLGP
- the xylB gene encoding xylulokinase is translated as MQVVIGVDSSTQSTKALAVDVDSGEVVGEGRAAHTVSGGAGRESDPRQWWAALGEAVGQTGWADRAAAVSVGGQQHGLVTLDAAGEPVRPALLWNDVRSAPQAAALVAEYGPKVWAERAGSVPGASFTAAKWQWLREREPEAAARTAAVRLPHDYLTERLTGVAATDRGDASGTGWWTPDGYDTALLERLGLAEPMLPAVVRAGEAAGAVLPGLPLRAGALVAAGTGDNMAAALGLGLRPGVPVLSLGTSGTVYAVTPGRPADPSGTVCGFADALDAWLPLACTLNCTLAVDRVATLLGRDRQAVEPGGTAVVLPYFDGERTPNLPLASGLFHGLRQDTTPGQLLQAAYDGAAYSLLAALDQVLAAGGADAEAGGELLLIGGGARGAAWQQTVRRLSGRPVRIPAAGELVALGAAAQAAGLLTGEPGDEVARRWGTAEGVLLEPLPRDAGAMERIADTLRRSGTLLES